In the genome of Candidatus Nealsonbacteria bacterium, the window AAAATTCTTCACATAACGTATTGGTTGGAGGACTTCTCGTAGTTGCCGCGATGGTAATTTTCGGATCTTATGGTTTATTGGTAAGGTTTATTCAGGCGGACGCAATTCTTCTTGTGTGGGCGCTACAGATAGTTGGAGTATTTTGTTTTTCACTCTATCTTCTTAAAAATAGAGTTCTTTTCAAACACTATAATATGCTCGGCCACATCTTTTTGATGACAATATTCGTAACTGTCGCAGACCTCAGTTTTTTCATGGCGCTTCGACTGACTACCGTTTCAACTGCCGTTTTCGTAAAATTTCTGATGCCAATTATCGTAGTGGTTTTTACATTCCGTTCAAGCACAGTGACTATAAAAAAACTTCTGCTCTTGATTAGCTTAGGTACCGTAGGGCTTTTCTTCGTACTTTTGTCTCAAGGAAATTTTTCGCTTGTAGCGAATGCGGGAACTCTTTGGGCTTTAGTTACGGCTTTTACGCTTGCGCTATTTATTGTTTTATTTAAAAAAATAGCAAACGTTATGCCCCTGCCCACAATATTATTTTACCGATATGCAATTGCCTCAATAATACTTTTACCCCTTATCTTTTACGCCAACGACATTATTTATCAGGTAAACGAATCATGGCCATGGCTGTTAGGATTCGGACTTTTATATGCAGTTGCCGGAACATTAATACACACTCAAGGGTTAAAGCTTACTAAGGTCCAATATGGCGCGATACTCGGATATATAGAACCGCTTGCCGCAACTGTAATGAGTATTGTTTTTTTAGGCGAAGCCCTTACATTCCCACTTTTATTAGGAGGCATATTAATCTTTTTAGGAAGTGCTTTGGCGCTTAAATAGAACCATCCTGAAATAAATTCAGGATTTTTTATTAAATAAAAAACACCGATAAATTTTCGGTGTCTTGTTTTAAAAATTAAAAGTGCCTTATCTTTGATTGAAGTTCTTGATTCAAATTTTCAAAAAGAGCTGGAAAATTAATCTCTCTCCAGTCCATAAATATCCGATCGGCGCCTTCGTTAATCAAACGAATCATTAGCTCTGGTTTATTAAAAACCGGCATAGCAATGCCAAACGGACATCCGGCATTTCTGGCAGACTTTATGTCGCCTGGCGAATCACCGAAGATTGCCATTCCTTCTGGCTTTATTCCTAGTTTGCCAGCGCCCTTGATCCAAATTTCTCCATCAGGCTTGGGATGAGTTACGTCTTCTCTGAAGATAAAATTATCTTTTTTAATTATATTGATTAAACCAGCCCTTTCCACAATTACTCTTGCTTGGTCTGTGTTTGTTACTGAACCGACAACGACTTCAAGACCATTACTCCTCAGCCATCTGATAGATAGTTCGACTCCTGGACGCAACACCATAGGCACTTGTGGTAAATATTTCTTATAACGTGCCCTTTTTTCTTTTAAATACTCTGCCACGTCATGATCTTCTCCGGTTCTTTCTTTCGATGACTTTACCGCTGCTTCTGCGACTTTTTCGTCAGGTCCGCCAATAAAACAAGGGATTAACTTAAGAGCTTCGTCAAAAGATAAGGGAACACCCCACTCGCGTAATATTTCTAGATGTGATGTGTGGTGAACGAACTCTATATCAACCAAGTTTCCTTCTAGGTCGAGACCAATTCCTTCTATTTTCAAATTACTACCTCCTTTTATCCTATTATTTTAAGGCAATTTTAAAAAAAGTCAACCCCGAAACCTATCTCGGGTTTTCCCAACGAACTCGTCCGTCCTTAATTTTAATGAAAAAAATATTAAAACCCTCTAAGCGAAGCTTTTGTTATATATAAAATCATTAGCCATTCCTTATTAGAAAGGAAGCAAACGAAATAAAAGTTTTTTTATTGATTTTTTTGAATATCGGGCAGCTGAATAAGTAAGGCCTCGCATTGAACTTATTATAGAGCTGTAATTAAAATCTGTTTTTATATAATTGCCGGAAAATTTAATGATTCCAAAAACCAAAAAATAAGTTATTAAAAAGCCAAAAATAAACAATCCTGTGAATATAACAACGGGATTGATATAAAATAAATTAAAAAATTTAATCATGTTTATCAAAAAAGCTAAAACATAAAAGTGAATAAGATAAAAATATAAGCTGTTTTCGCCAATTTTTTGAATGAACTTTGCAAAAGAAAAACGGGAAAACCAATTGAAATAATAGAAAAGAAGCAAAAAAACTATGGGACCGTAAATAAATTGACAATTTAATAATCCTTCTTTAGAGCTAATCAGTCCGATACCAAAATAAAAAATCAATGCCAAAATCGACCAAAAAGGCAAATAAATTTTTCTGAGCCACTCTCTGTTGTTCAGAAAAATCATGGGCTTTAAAACAATTCCCAATGCAAAGAAAAAAATATATAAACCGAAAACTGAATTACCAAACGGCCAACCGGACCAATAAACAGAAAGGACATAATATCCGACAGCGAAAACAAATGTAAAAAATAAAAATAATCTGGGCCTAATTTTTTTTATTGCCAAAAGATACCATAATCCCGGATAAAGCAAATAAAGCATTAAAAGAAAGGGAATAAACCAAAAAGGCAAAACAAGCAATGAAATAAAAATATTATTTTTCCCTTCAGTAAGACAAAAAAATAGAAGAAAAATAGCGGGGAAAGAAAAAACGAGATAAGGAATAAGCAATTTTTTTAATTTGCTTTTATAAAAAATCCAAATATTCTTTTTTTCAAAATTAGGGATTGTTAACAAAGCTCCGGAACTAATAAAAAAAACCGGGATAGCAAACATTACGAGCCTGTTAATGTATTGACTCCACGTAATAAAATAATCCGGAAAATTTTCACTGACGAAATTTAATAAATACGAAATGTGATATATAAATATTGCCAAAACAGCAACGCCTTTAGCATAATCAAAAAAAGGCAAACGCATTAACGGCTTCTGGCTTAAAATATCAGCAGAAAAAGGAAAAATCTTGTGTTTCTTTTGGTAAAAAATAATACCGAAATAAAACAGCACAGAAAAAACTAATATGAGACTGATGGATATTTCGTTTAACATTATGTCTTGTTTCTTGTTCTAAATTTAATGAAGAGGAAAGGTAAGATTTAATGATTTCTACAAAATACTATTATTTTTTTTCTGAAATTAGTTTGTTTAATATTTTTTTAACGTTGTCCAGGCTGTCAGAGTCAATTATTGAAATAGCCAAGGCCTCTTTACCAATTTTTTTAAAATCACTTTTTATCCGCTCAACAACGGCTTTTGAAGCAATATCGCTTTTGCTGATAAAAATATATTCCGGCTTTTCTAAAAGCAACTTACTATGCGTTTCCAATTCAGCTCTTACTGTTTTGTAGTCTGATATTGGGTCAGCAGAATCAACTGCAATAAAATGAAATAAAATTTTGGTTCTTTCAATATGACGCAAAAATTTTGTGCCAAGGCCCTTACCTTCAGACGCGCCTTCGATAAGCCCCGGAATATCAGCTAATATTAAATCATAATAAACTCCCAAATTAGGCTCCAGGGTTGTAAAGGGATAATTAGCAACCTTGCTTTTTGCATTGGTAAGCTCGTTCAATAAACTGGATTTACCAACATTCGGCAGACCTATGAACCCAACGTCGGCAATCATTTTCAATTCCAGCCTTACTTCAAAAGATTCTCCCGGTTTACCTTCTTCAAATTGCATCGGACTGGTGTTGGTTGATGACCTGAAAAGAAAATTTCCCTTTCCTCCTCTCCCCCCCTTGGCAAGAAGCTCTTTTTGTCTTATTTTATTAATTTCCATGTCTTCTCCTGTGTGCAAAATATGCACTACCGTACCTGCCGGCACATATAAAATTAAATCTTCTCCGCAATGTCCGTCATTCAGCTGCGACTTGCCGTTTTGCCCGTCTTTTGCCTTGTTTACTTTTTTAAAGCGAAACTGCCTCAAAGCTCCCAAATCAGAAACGCCTTCAATAAAAACACTGCCGCCGTTTCCGCCGTTGCCTCCTGTTGGTCCTTTAGACATTTTTGTCTTGCTAAAAGCCACAAGGCCTTTCCCGCCATGTCCAGCTATAACAGTTATTTTTACGTCGTCTATAAGCATTTTGATTTAAGCTATTTTATAAATAATCCGCAAAAGCATCTGCCGTCTTTTGCAATCTCGTCTTTATGATAAGCGCAGGGGCAGATTTTTTTTGAATCTTCTTCTTTATTTTTACTTAATCTCCTGCAAGGGCAGTATTTTTTTCCGTTTTTCTTTTCATTTTCCAATAATCCATTAATTACTCTTTCAACGTTTTTCCTGTCGGGATTTAATTGAAAACCATTGTTTTGCGCATATTCCGAATATTCCTTAATCATTTCTTCTATCTTTTTTTGTTTATCTTCTGAAGATTCAAACGACATATTATCCTGAATCATTTTTTCCAGCCATTCTTTAATTACGGACTCAGGCCTAAATCCGGTAAAAGCACTGATGGGCTTCCCACCCTTAAACAAGGTTACCATTGGAATTCTATCAACTTGAAACTTCTGAGCGTTAAACGGAATCTCGTCAACGTTGGCTTTTAGTAAAACAATCTTTTCCTCAAATTCCTTTTCTAATTTTTCTAAAACCGGGGCAATTAATGAGCATGGCTCACACCAAGTTGCATAAAAATCAACCAAAGCCAGCTTATCTGTTCTTTGAATTTCTTTTTCAAAATTTTTATCAGTTAAAGTAACAGGCATTTTTTATTTTTTTAATTTATCATAGTAATTTTATTATTCTACTTCGTCCGTCCGTAGCTCGCAAGTTGAGTTCCGGTCTGTATGAACGAAATTCCGATTTATCGGGGCGAAGGAGGATTTATCCGTCCGTAGCTTTAG includes:
- the obgE gene encoding GTPase ObgE; translated protein: MLIDDVKITVIAGHGGKGLVAFSKTKMSKGPTGGNGGNGGSVFIEGVSDLGALRQFRFKKVNKAKDGQNGKSQLNDGHCGEDLILYVPAGTVVHILHTGEDMEINKIRQKELLAKGGRGGKGNFLFRSSTNTSPMQFEEGKPGESFEVRLELKMIADVGFIGLPNVGKSSLLNELTNAKSKVANYPFTTLEPNLGVYYDLILADIPGLIEGASEGKGLGTKFLRHIERTKILFHFIAVDSADPISDYKTVRAELETHSKLLLEKPEYIFISKSDIASKAVVERIKSDFKKIGKEALAISIIDSDSLDNVKKILNKLISEKK
- a CDS encoding acyltransferase; this translates as MLNEISISLILVFSVLFYFGIIFYQKKHKIFPFSADILSQKPLMRLPFFDYAKGVAVLAIFIYHISYLLNFVSENFPDYFITWSQYINRLVMFAIPVFFISSGALLTIPNFEKKNIWIFYKSKLKKLLIPYLVFSFPAIFLLFFCLTEGKNNIFISLLVLPFWFIPFLLMLYLLYPGLWYLLAIKKIRPRLFLFFTFVFAVGYYVLSVYWSGWPFGNSVFGLYIFFFALGIVLKPMIFLNNREWLRKIYLPFWSILALIFYFGIGLISSKEGLLNCQFIYGPIVFLLLFYYFNWFSRFSFAKFIQKIGENSLYFYLIHFYVLAFLINMIKFFNLFYINPVVIFTGLFIFGFLITYFLVFGIIKFSGNYIKTDFNYSSIISSMRGLTYSAARYSKKSIKKLLFRLLPF
- a CDS encoding HAD family phosphatase, with product MKIEGIGLDLEGNLVDIEFVHHTSHLEILREWGVPLSFDEALKLIPCFIGGPDEKVAEAAVKSSKERTGEDHDVAEYLKEKRARYKKYLPQVPMVLRPGVELSIRWLRSNGLEVVVGSVTNTDQARVIVERAGLINIIKKDNFIFREDVTHPKPDGEIWIKGAGKLGIKPEGMAIFGDSPGDIKSARNAGCPFGIAMPVFNKPELMIRLINEGADRIFMDWREINFPALFENLNQELQSKIRHF
- a CDS encoding DMT family transporter — its product is MKTEKNSSHNVLVGGLLVVAAMVIFGSYGLLVRFIQADAILLVWALQIVGVFCFSLYLLKNRVLFKHYNMLGHIFLMTIFVTVADLSFFMALRLTTVSTAVFVKFLMPIIVVVFTFRSSTVTIKKLLLLISLGTVGLFFVLLSQGNFSLVANAGTLWALVTAFTLALFIVLFKKIANVMPLPTILFYRYAIASIILLPLIFYANDIIYQVNESWPWLLGFGLLYAVAGTLIHTQGLKLTKVQYGAILGYIEPLAATVMSIVFLGEALTFPLLLGGILIFLGSALALK
- the trxA gene encoding thioredoxin — protein: MPVTLTDKNFEKEIQRTDKLALVDFYATWCEPCSLIAPVLEKLEKEFEEKIVLLKANVDEIPFNAQKFQVDRIPMVTLFKGGKPISAFTGFRPESVIKEWLEKMIQDNMSFESSEDKQKKIEEMIKEYSEYAQNNGFQLNPDRKNVERVINGLLENEKKNGKKYCPCRRLSKNKEEDSKKICPCAYHKDEIAKDGRCFCGLFIK